A region from the Desulfosoma sp. genome encodes:
- the uvrC gene encoding excinuclease ABC subunit UvrC — translation MQEPGRDFHKPSMDESASTGTRETEQFATEDSATSRGSEASFSKLVVEVPRMPHEPGVYLFKDAKAHVLYVGKARDLRKRVASYFRAAESLPVKTRALLKNASHLEFVVTRNEKEALLLESSLIKRYRPRYNVVLRDDKNYPALRLDPREPYPRLSVVRRFENDGALYFGPYHAAHALRETLKVLHRVFPLRLCKSPKLMPRDRPCLNYSLGRCLGACAGKVTQEEYRRMVDEAILFLQGKTDKLQNLLRERMQQAADALDFEKAAYYRDRLHFIEEIQESQNIVSNRLLDQDVLGFAEEEDRWTVVVLFVRRGAVVGQKTYHLEEVSGEPPDILASFVQQFYGEGRWIPDEILVPMELESHETLEEWLTEIRGKNVRLWAAQRGRRRALLDLAIKNAQEHHRSSLRQDDLFVEVAARIMEIFHLPRLPRHIVCVDVSNTSGRHAVGSAVTFVDGKPRPSLYRRFSISTVSEPDDPAMMEETVDRLLTARRRPFETIDLLVLDGGKSQLNRICRLLETKGLDQKLPVLALAKEKDKDVGPEGRGFYEKVYVPGRKNPVFLSRHPEVLHFFQRMRDEAHRFAVSGYKHRHRKKLLSSILDAVKGLGPKRKQILLAHFEDMESLRHATLDELMRIPGIPEPVARNVMEHFQRAQPSDT, via the coding sequence GTGCAGGAACCTGGACGGGACTTTCATAAACCCAGCATGGATGAAAGCGCCTCGACGGGTACTCGGGAAACAGAGCAATTCGCCACAGAAGACAGTGCCACAAGTCGGGGCAGCGAGGCGAGTTTCAGCAAATTGGTGGTGGAGGTTCCTCGAATGCCCCATGAACCCGGCGTTTATCTTTTTAAAGATGCCAAAGCGCATGTCCTATACGTCGGCAAGGCGCGAGATCTGCGAAAGCGGGTGGCCAGCTACTTTCGCGCTGCAGAAAGCCTCCCTGTTAAGACACGGGCCCTGCTCAAAAACGCCTCCCACCTGGAATTTGTTGTCACCAGAAACGAAAAGGAAGCTTTGCTTCTGGAATCGAGTCTCATCAAGCGCTACCGGCCTCGATACAATGTGGTTTTGAGGGATGACAAAAATTACCCTGCCCTGAGGCTGGATCCTCGAGAACCTTACCCTCGACTTTCCGTGGTTCGTCGGTTTGAAAATGACGGAGCCCTCTATTTCGGTCCATATCATGCGGCTCATGCACTAAGAGAAACCCTCAAGGTTCTTCACCGAGTGTTTCCCTTGCGCTTATGCAAGTCGCCCAAACTGATGCCTCGGGATCGCCCATGCTTGAACTACTCTTTGGGACGATGTCTTGGTGCATGTGCCGGAAAAGTGACCCAAGAAGAATACCGGCGTATGGTGGACGAGGCGATTCTGTTTCTTCAGGGCAAAACGGACAAGCTTCAGAACCTGCTTCGAGAGAGAATGCAGCAAGCCGCCGACGCTTTGGATTTTGAAAAGGCGGCCTATTATCGAGACCGGTTGCACTTCATCGAAGAAATTCAGGAATCGCAAAACATCGTCTCGAACCGCCTCCTGGATCAGGACGTGCTTGGTTTTGCGGAGGAAGAAGACCGCTGGACCGTGGTGGTGCTATTCGTTCGCCGAGGTGCCGTGGTAGGGCAAAAAACGTATCATTTGGAAGAGGTTTCGGGCGAACCTCCGGACATCCTGGCTTCCTTCGTGCAACAATTCTACGGGGAAGGACGTTGGATTCCCGATGAAATCCTCGTTCCCATGGAACTGGAAAGCCACGAAACCTTGGAAGAATGGTTGACAGAAATTCGAGGGAAAAACGTGCGCCTGTGGGCTGCACAACGTGGTAGGCGTCGAGCTTTGCTGGATCTCGCCATTAAAAACGCTCAAGAACATCACCGCAGCTCCCTTCGCCAAGACGATCTCTTCGTTGAGGTTGCGGCGCGGATCATGGAAATCTTTCACCTACCTCGCCTGCCCCGTCATATCGTGTGCGTGGACGTTTCGAACACTTCAGGACGTCATGCCGTGGGCTCAGCGGTCACTTTCGTGGACGGAAAACCTCGCCCTTCCCTTTATCGTCGTTTTTCCATTAGCACTGTATCAGAACCCGATGATCCGGCCATGATGGAAGAAACTGTGGACCGACTGCTAACCGCTCGGCGCCGCCCTTTTGAAACCATTGATCTTTTGGTCCTGGACGGCGGAAAAAGTCAACTGAACCGAATTTGCCGGCTCTTGGAAACCAAAGGTCTTGACCAAAAGCTCCCTGTTTTAGCTTTGGCCAAAGAAAAAGATAAGGATGTGGGACCGGAAGGCCGCGGATTTTATGAAAAAGTCTATGTTCCGGGTCGAAAGAATCCTGTTTTTTTATCGAGACATCCCGAAGTGCTTCATTTTTTCCAGCGCATGCGAGATGAAGCGCATCGGTTTGCCGTCAGTGGATACAAACACCGTCATCGCAAAAAACTACTGAGTTCCATTCTGGATGCCGTCAAAGGTTTGGGTCCGAAACGTAAACAGATTCTTTTAGCCCATTTTGAGGATATGGAAAGTTTACGGCACGCGACCCTAGACGAACTGATGCGCATTCCCGGCATTCCTGAACCCGTGGCTCGAAACGTCATGGAGCATTTTCAAAGAGCACAACCTTCCGACACATGA
- a CDS encoding DUF721 domain-containing protein: MLEGSRERVSLHKPVPIGQFIKDVLAQQPSFASKPLGDWKELVGESVARHCTPRSLKNGCLVIIARDSVWKHHLELNKEALLRRINEQWGRRVITEIRIRVGEIEEVADKLDANYEKLQKLAPKKARKKKKKPPLRKLTEAEKVFVASLKDKDLRKMAERLLRLTADDARIP, from the coding sequence ATGCTGGAGGGTTCGCGGGAAAGGGTGTCTCTTCACAAACCGGTTCCTATCGGACAATTCATCAAGGATGTGCTGGCGCAACAACCATCGTTTGCCAGCAAACCTCTCGGGGATTGGAAGGAACTGGTCGGAGAAAGTGTGGCGCGCCATTGTACACCTCGATCTCTGAAGAACGGGTGTTTGGTCATTATCGCTCGGGACAGTGTCTGGAAACATCATCTGGAACTGAACAAGGAAGCGCTGTTACGCCGCATCAATGAACAGTGGGGTCGTCGCGTCATTACGGAGATTCGAATTCGTGTAGGAGAAATCGAAGAAGTTGCCGATAAGTTGGACGCCAATTACGAAAAGCTTCAGAAGCTGGCGCCCAAGAAAGCAAGGAAGAAGAAAAAAAAGCCTCCCTTGAGGAAACTCACGGAGGCTGAAAAGGTTTTCGTCGCTTCCCTGAAGGATAAGGATTTACGCAAGATGGCGGAAAGACTATTGCGGCTCACTGCCGATGATGCACGGATTCCGTGA